One genomic segment of Macaca fascicularis isolate 582-1 chromosome 19, T2T-MFA8v1.1 includes these proteins:
- the KRTDAP gene encoding keratinocyte differentiation-associated protein — MKIPVLPAVVLLSLLVLHSAQGATLGGSEEESTIENYASRPEAFNTPFLNIDKLRSAFKADEFLNWHALFESIKRKLPFLNWDAFPKLKGLRSATPDAQ, encoded by the exons ATGAAGATCCCGGTCCTTCCTGCCGTggtgctcctctccctcctggtGCTCCATTCTGCCCAGGGAGCCACCCTGGGTGGTTCTGAG GAAGAAAGCACCATTGAGAATTATGCGTCACGACCCGAG GCCTTTAACACCCCGTTCCTGAACATCGACAAGTTGCGATCT GCTTTTAAGGCTGATGAGTTCCTGAACTGGCATGCCCTCTTTGAG tctATCAAAAGGAAACTTCCTTTCCTCAACTGGGATGCCTTTCCTAAG CTGAAAGGACTGAGGAGCGCAACTCCTGATGCCCAGTGA
- the DMKN gene encoding dermokine isoform X15, producing MFNFDTFWKNFKSKLGFINWDAISKNKVPPPSTRALLYFSRLWEDFKHNTPFLNWKAIIEGADTSSLQKRAGGADQNYNYNQHAYPTAYGGQYSVKTPAKGGVSPSSSASRVQPGLLQWVKFW from the exons ATGTTTAACTTTGACACTTTCTGGAAG AATTTTAAATCCAAGCTGGGTTTCATTAACTGGGATGCCATAAGCAAG AACAAAGTCCCACCCCCCAGCACCCGAGCCCTCCTCTACTTCAGCCGACTCTGGGAG GATTTCAAACACAACACTCCTTTCCTCAACTGGAAAGCAATTATTGAG GGTGCGGACACGTCATCACTGCAGAAACGTGCAGGCGGCGCCGATCAG AACTACAACTATAACCAGCATGCGTATCCCACTGCCTATGGTGGGCAGTACTCAGTCAAGACCCCTGCAAAG GGGGGAGTCTCGCCTTCTTCCTCG GCTTCCCGGGTGCAACCTGGCCTGCTGCAGTGGGTGAAGTTTTGGTAG
- the DMKN gene encoding dermokine isoform X16, with protein sequence MNMKLAAASALLLLLLGLAWTQGSHSWGADTSSLQKRAGGADQNYNYNQHAYPTAYGGQYSVKTPAKGGVSPSSSASRVQPGLLQWVKFW encoded by the exons ATGAACATGAAGCTGGCCGCTGCCTCTgctctgctcctgctcctgctgggCCTGGCCTGGACCCAGGGGAGCCACAGCTGG GGTGCGGACACGTCATCACTGCAGAAACGTGCAGGCGGCGCCGATCAG AACTACAACTATAACCAGCATGCGTATCCCACTGCCTATGGTGGGCAGTACTCAGTCAAGACCCCTGCAAAG GGGGGAGTCTCGCCTTCTTCCTCG GCTTCCCGGGTGCAACCTGGCCTGCTGCAGTGGGTGAAGTTTTGGTAG